From a single Rosa rugosa chromosome 7, drRosRugo1.1, whole genome shotgun sequence genomic region:
- the LOC133723197 gene encoding uncharacterized protein LOC133723197 yields MLALVDLPDWTNDIAPVDGNTEGYERWWSEVSVNCWRQRDDELFATIFEELRYPYDADTELLARFPEDEARPPPPEPAPRPARAPRPIQAGIVIREPPQEGSVPPSGSRTVNASPATGQAAKKKAIVMEPEVEDSSSDDDDPQTVRRRSSRQVGEGSSVAGENASASHAQAPTGSNNPPPPISATNNMQLALVPVQVIDDSSPEVEERIPLPDTPREPPTAVLTMEQVAPDSVPVSGEVDQEPMPIAILHEPPILENPAPIEEVAAATVEVLGENPAEPDGADADNQESVPDAPQVPEVGDGVNPEPVLEAVPVTESRGSCCCYPKSATCASFQTGKASSRS; encoded by the exons ATGCTTGCACTGGTCGATCTCCCTGACTGGACTAATGACATTGCTCCCGTGGATGGGAACACTGAAGGATACGAGCGATGGTGGTCAGAAGTCTCTGTCAACTGCTGGAGACAACGGGACGACGAACTATTCGCGACCATCTTTGAAGAGCTGAGATatccttatgatgctgatacAGAGTTGCTCGCTCGCTTTCCTGAAGATGAGGCACGACCCCCGCCACctgaaccggctccgcgacccgcgcgagctcCTCGCCCGATCCAGGCTGGGATTGTAATTCGCGAGCCCCCTCAAGAG GGAAGTGTGCCACCTTCTGGCAGTCGTACAGTTAATGCTTCTCCGGCCACTGGCCAGGCCGCGAAGAAGAAAGCAATAGTGATGGAGCCTGAAGTCGAAGACTCCTCCTCTGACGATGATGATCCACAAACA GTTCGTCGTAGGTCCTCCAGACAAGTTGGGGAAGGATCCTCCGTTGCTGGCGAAAACGCGTCTGCCTCACACGCCCAAGCACCAACTGGTTCCAACAATCCTCCACCTCCCATCAGTGCTACAAACAATATGCAGTTGGCTCTGGTACCAGTTCAAGTCATAGACGACAGCTCGCCTGAGGTTGAGGAAAGAATACCACTTCCAGATACACCTCGCGAGCCACCAACTGCAGTACTCACCATGGAACAAGTAGCGCCTGATTCGGTTCCAGTTTCTGGTGAGGTTGATCAAGAACCAATGCCAATAGCAATTCTCCACGAGCCGCCTATTCTAGAG AACCCTGCCCCTATCGAGGAAGTGGCTGCTGCTACCGTAGAGGTGCTTGGCGAAAACCCGGCTGAACCAGATGGTGCGGACGCGGATAACCAAGAATCTGTACCCGATGCCCCCCAAGTACCTGAAGTAGGAGATGGAGTGAATCCAGAGCCGGTGCTGGAGGCGGTTCCTGTCACGGAGTCTCGAGGCTCCTGTTGCTGCTACCCCAAATCCGCTACCTGCGCCTCCTTCCAGACTGGAAAGGCTAGCTCGCGTTCTTGA
- the LOC133723196 gene encoding uncharacterized protein LOC133723196, with amino-acid sequence MGGDVEKLVNDLGIQFIHSTPYYAKSNGQAEASNKIIITLLKKMLDENPRQWHDTLYETLWAYRTSKRNPTATTPYALMFGHDAVLPLELNVQSLRVQDQHHLIGKDYVQAMWQEHEDLSKKRLEALDNLVMEKQRIARAYDKRTRGRSYKEGELVWKAVLPFGEKLTGRCKWNPRWEGPFVIHRILERGAFHLKDLDGDLHRNPINGRFLKKYYPSVWEYEDPLDQPVLGTGGQT; translated from the coding sequence atgggtGGCGACGTAGAGAAGCTCGTCAACGACTTAGGCATCCAATTTATCCATAGCACACCCTACTACGCTAAATCCAACGGCCAAgcggaggccagtaacaagattattatcaccctcCTGAAGAAGATGCTTGATGAAAACCCTCGCCAATGGCACGACACATTGTATGAAACGTTATGGGCTTATCGCACTTCCAAGCGGAATCCTACAGCCACAACGCCCTATGCGCTCATGTTTGGTCACGATGCAGTTTTGCCTTTGGAACTCAATGTTCAATctctgcgcgtccaagatcaacATCATCTGATCGGCAAAGATTATGTCCAGGCTATGTGGCAAGAGCATGAAGACCTTAGCAAGAAGCGCTTAGAGGCGTTGGACAACTTAGTGATGGAAAAGCAACGCATAGCTCGCGCCTACGATAAGAGGACGCGTGGTCGCAGTTACAAGGAAGGTGAGCTCGTTTGGAAGGCAGTCCTTCCATTTGGTGAAAAGTTGACTGGCCGCTGTAAATGGAATCCTCGCTGGGAAGGACCTTTTGTTATTCACAGAATTCTGGAACGCGGggcttttcacctcaaagatttggatggcgacctccaccgcaaCCCCATTAACGGCAGGTTCCTGAAGAAGTATTACCCCAGTGTCTGGGAATATGAAGACCCACTAGATCAGCCTGTTCTTGGGACAGGGGGGCAAACATAG